The Fibrobacter sp. genomic sequence CGAGCATCTTCTTGTAACCGATGCCCAGGGACGTGCCCACGCCTTCGCCTTCCCAGCCTTTTTTGTCGAAACCGACGCCGTATCTGGCTATATTGGCGTTCCAGAACAGGTAGGTTCCGGAGAAACTGGCTTCGCAAGACTTGAAATAGCGCCTCAGCCACAGGGTGATGTTGTTCACCTGGAGATAGCGGTGCTCCTCGGGGTGTTTCCACATGGGCCACTCCACATCCGCACCGAAGGTGATGTGTTCGGACGAGGCCGGATAAAACTCCAGACTGAAGCTGGGAACAGAGGTGAGGCCGTAACCGGGTACGTAGGTGAAATCGTAGGGAATGTTGGTGCTTACACCCATGACATGCCTGTCCCCTGCCTCCTGTGCGGAGGACGGAAGAACTGCTGAGAGCAGCATCGCAAGCATGAGTAATAAGCGTAACATTTTGCTTTTTAGATGGTTTTTGTCTGTTTGTTATTAATTCTTATTCTGCAAATCTACCAAAATAAACCAAAAAATGTTCGCATTTATATGATAATGTTGCGTGTCCGCGCGCAAATATAGCGCGCACGAGCGATAATCGCGCGTACATGGCGCGCAATATTTGAGCGATCACACCGTCTGTTTTAACGAAAAAAGGATGCTCCGAAAAGCATCCTAGAATCTTGCACCATCCCTGTAACGGAAAGGCTTATTTCATGTGATTCTTAAAGAATGACATGTACCTGCCTGGCCACTCACTCGGAATCTGGTGCTGCAGTTCGGGATAGAACCAGATCTGCTTGTCCGTGACTTTCAGGTTGTTGTACGGCGCCAAATTGGTATGCGGCGGGCAGGTTCCGTCCTGGAGGCATGAGCTCGCGATTACGGGGCAGGTGATGCGCGTCGCAAGGTTCTTGGTGTCGAAGTACGAGAGGAACTTGTACATATCCTCGTCGGTCAGACCCGGATGGGCCGCGACATACTTCTTCCAGGAATCCTTCGCGGTGTTTCCGGGCCAGTCCACGATGGCGAAATAGTCCGGATAATCGCCAAGGAAGGCCACACAGGGGGCGATTGCGGCGAACGTGTAGTCACTCAGCGCCGCCACTGCGTAGGTAAGGGCGCCGCCCTGGCTTGCGCCTTCGGCGAACAGGTTGTTCATGTCGCTCGTGGGCCGTGTAGCCATGAAGCGGACGGCCTGCACGCAATCCATAAAGGCTCCGCGGTAATAGTAGCCGTCCCTGTATCCGAAATTGAAGGCGAACCAGTCTCCGTATTCACTGGTAAAATCCATATCCAGGCCGTCCCCACGCTTGTCCGCCGGGGCGCGGTTGATATACTGGCCGCGATGCGAAAGGTAGAACTCGGCGTAATCGCCGCCGTTCGCCCCCGGACAGGAGACAAAGGTGCCCGGAGTGTCATAGCCCATGAAATGCATGATGACCGGGTGCGGTTTGCCGTCCTGGGGCTCCAGATAGTAGCCGCGGACAATCACCGAATCCCCTTCAGGGCCGTCCGGGACGGACGCAAACTCCACCAGGTACACTTTGCATTTGTCGGAGCTCTTCTTGGTCACTTCTATGAGGTTGGGCGCCATTTCGATGCTTTCCAGCTGCGCCTTGGCGGCATCCCAGAACTCGTTGAAGTCCGGCAGCATATCGGGCTCCGAAACTATTTCGGTGGGATTGATGCCGAAGAAGAACCTGCGGGCCGACTTCT encodes the following:
- a CDS encoding DUF3575 domain-containing protein — its product is MLRLLLMLAMLLSAVLPSSAQEAGDRHVMGVSTNIPYDFTYVPGYGLTSVPSFSLEFYPASSEHITFGADVEWPMWKHPEEHRYLQVNNITLWLRRYFKSCEASFSGTYLFWNANIARYGVGFDKKGWEGEGVGTSLGIGYKKML
- a CDS encoding acetylxylan esterase, producing MKIKPFFSFAAFALAVMFAISCAAPVPEPEPEPETDPETETEPETDPTPPADTVKLVDLKGTVPVTENWVYTDRPAITIRVENPNKVAVKATAMMRITTDFKKELMTVEKEMEVPAEGTLDIPITTDEDLAPGFYKASCFVNKKSARRFFFGINPTEIVSEPDMLPDFNEFWDAAKAQLESIEMAPNLIEVTKKSSDKCKVYLVEFASVPDGPEGDSVIVRGYYLEPQDGKPHPVIMHFMGYDTPGTFVSCPGANGGDYAEFYLSHRGQYINRAPADKRGDGLDMDFTSEYGDWFAFNFGYRDGYYYRGAFMDCVQAVRFMATRPTSDMNNLFAEGASQGGALTYAVAALSDYTFAAIAPCVAFLGDYPDYFAIVDWPGNTAKDSWKKYVAAHPGLTDEDMYKFLSYFDTKNLATRITCPVIASSCLQDGTCPPHTNLAPYNNLKVTDKQIWFYPELQHQIPSEWPGRYMSFFKNHMK